The following are encoded in a window of Pukyongiella litopenaei genomic DNA:
- a CDS encoding carbohydrate ABC transporter permease — MADVTMTAPVSPPRQSGETAVALLNRIVLWTAFLILSVVCVYPMIWLFLNAFKSTNELFQASWALPETWRYENFTTAWGYGISRYLLNSVIVAVATVAIQLILASMAAYALVVMNFKAKVAIYMGILGGMILPPEVSLFPLFKVMAVTDIYNTYLALILPNVAFGLPFTTFLIRAYMVGIPPDLREAALMDGASEGLVYRSIYLPLCKPVLASAGLIAAMHVWNEFIFALTFVESESVKTVTIGVMSFAVALRADYGVMMAGLALSIIPILATFLVLQRQFIGGLTQGAVK, encoded by the coding sequence CCTGTGGACGGCCTTCCTGATCCTGTCGGTGGTCTGCGTCTACCCGATGATCTGGCTGTTCCTGAACGCCTTCAAGTCCACCAACGAGCTGTTCCAGGCGTCCTGGGCCCTACCCGAGACCTGGCGGTACGAGAACTTCACCACAGCCTGGGGCTACGGCATCTCGCGCTACCTTCTGAACTCGGTGATCGTCGCGGTGGCGACGGTGGCCATCCAGCTAATCCTGGCCTCTATGGCGGCCTATGCGCTGGTCGTGATGAACTTCAAGGCGAAGGTCGCGATCTACATGGGGATCCTGGGCGGTATGATCCTGCCGCCAGAGGTCAGCCTGTTCCCGCTATTCAAGGTGATGGCCGTCACGGACATCTACAACACCTACCTCGCGCTGATCCTGCCCAACGTGGCCTTCGGCCTGCCGTTCACCACCTTCCTGATCCGCGCCTACATGGTCGGCATCCCGCCCGACCTGCGCGAGGCCGCGCTGATGGACGGGGCGAGCGAGGGGTTGGTCTATCGCTCGATCTACCTGCCCTTGTGCAAGCCGGTCCTGGCCTCTGCCGGACTGATCGCGGCGATGCATGTCTGGAACGAATTCATCTTCGCCCTGACCTTCGTGGAAAGCGAAAGCGTCAAGACCGTGACCATCGGGGTGATGAGCTTCGCCGTCGCGCTGCGGGCCGACTACGGCGTGATGATGGCCGGCCTTGCCCTGTCGATCATCCCGATCCTCGCCACCTTCCTGGTCCTTCAGCGCCAGTTCATCGGCGGCCTCACCCAGGGAGCCGTGAAATGA
- a CDS encoding ABC transporter ATP-binding protein: MSYMQISGIRKTFGTFEALRGIDIDIAKREFVVLLGPSGCGKSTLLRMIAGLEDIDAGDLVIDGERMNDVKASKRGISMVFQSYALYPHKTVRQNMEFGLKVARQPKEERQKRIADAAEILQITPLLDRTPRELSGGQRQRVAIGRAIVREPKVFLFDEPLSNLDASLRLQMRVELARLHKELQATMVYVTHDQVEAMTLADKIVVMRDGVIEQTGAPLDIYRNPVNAFVAGFIGSPSMNLLKARVTAAEGRRVTVDACGIDTEVEVDAPPAVGTEVTLGLRPEHLEPVLEPAAGDTMLDVLACERLGGVSFALTRMPDGQDLTLQLDGNLPTTAGDRLSCRARPGEAHLFNAETGARY, translated from the coding sequence GTGAGCTACATGCAGATCTCCGGCATCCGGAAGACCTTTGGCACCTTCGAGGCGCTGCGCGGCATCGACATCGACATCGCCAAGCGGGAATTCGTGGTGCTGCTGGGCCCCTCGGGCTGCGGCAAGTCCACCCTCCTGCGGATGATCGCGGGGCTGGAGGACATCGACGCCGGCGACCTGGTGATCGACGGCGAGCGGATGAACGACGTGAAGGCGTCGAAGCGCGGCATCTCGATGGTGTTCCAGTCCTACGCGCTCTACCCGCACAAGACGGTGCGGCAGAACATGGAGTTCGGCCTGAAGGTCGCGCGCCAGCCGAAGGAGGAGCGCCAGAAGCGCATCGCCGACGCGGCCGAGATCCTGCAGATCACGCCGCTTCTGGACCGCACGCCGCGCGAGTTGTCGGGCGGCCAGCGCCAGCGCGTCGCCATCGGCCGGGCCATCGTGCGCGAGCCCAAGGTGTTCCTGTTCGACGAGCCGCTGTCGAACCTCGACGCCAGCCTGCGGCTGCAGATGCGGGTGGAGCTGGCCCGCCTGCACAAGGAGCTGCAGGCGACGATGGTCTACGTGACTCACGATCAGGTCGAGGCGATGACGCTGGCCGACAAGATCGTGGTGATGCGCGATGGCGTGATCGAGCAGACCGGCGCGCCGCTGGACATCTATCGCAACCCCGTCAACGCCTTTGTCGCGGGCTTCATCGGCAGCCCCAGCATGAACCTTCTGAAGGCGCGGGTGACCGCGGCCGAGGGGCGCCGCGTCACGGTCGATGCCTGCGGGATCGACACGGAGGTGGAGGTCGACGCGCCGCCCGCCGTGGGCACCGAGGTGACGCTGGGCCTGCGGCCCGAGCACCTGGAGCCGGTGCTGGAGCCCGCCGCAGGCGACACGATGCTGGATGTTCTGGCCTGCGAGCGGCTGGGCGGGGTGAGCTTTGCCCTGACCCGGATGCCCGACGGGCAGGACCTGACCCTGCAGCTTGACGGCAACCTGCCGACCACGGCGGGCGACCGCCTGTCCTGCCGCGCCAGACCCGGCGAGGCGCATCTGTTCAACGCCGAAACCGGCGCCCGTTACTGA
- a CDS encoding SIS domain-containing protein produces the protein MFNFDPDRFLRIESGAADTARQLGTLVRDLVADGADSLFYMGAGGAGILMQPAADLLARESALPCFNVLCAEVVVTGHKALGKGSIVVMPSLSGTTKESIAALDFAQAQGARVITIVGHAETPLAEKADHCFVNFAQDDTSCEMFYMASLAAAFGAMQARGERDDFDEMAEQLAAFPGELLKIKEQFEPRAKALAEEIQSDTYHIITGAGPVWPEAYYYGMCILEEMQWIRTRPVHASDFFHGTLELVENGVSVLVFMGEDETRPLADRVVSFAREHTDRLIVLDTREMETTGLSPAFRALMAPAMLATMLERLSAHLEHLRDHPLETRRYYRRVAY, from the coding sequence ATGTTCAACTTCGATCCCGACCGCTTTCTGCGGATCGAGAGCGGTGCCGCTGACACCGCTCGCCAGCTGGGAACCCTGGTCCGCGACCTAGTCGCCGACGGTGCCGACAGCCTGTTCTACATGGGCGCCGGCGGGGCCGGCATCCTGATGCAGCCCGCCGCCGACCTGCTGGCGCGGGAAAGCGCCCTGCCCTGCTTCAACGTGCTGTGTGCCGAGGTCGTGGTGACCGGGCACAAGGCGCTCGGCAAGGGCTCCATCGTGGTGATGCCGTCGCTGTCGGGCACCACGAAGGAGAGCATCGCGGCGCTGGACTTCGCGCAGGCGCAGGGCGCCAGGGTGATCACCATCGTGGGCCATGCCGAGACGCCGCTGGCCGAGAAGGCCGACCACTGCTTCGTGAACTTCGCGCAGGACGACACCTCGTGCGAGATGTTCTACATGGCGTCGCTGGCCGCCGCGTTTGGCGCGATGCAGGCGCGCGGCGAGCGCGACGATTTCGACGAGATGGCCGAGCAGCTGGCGGCCTTCCCGGGCGAGCTTCTGAAGATTAAGGAGCAGTTCGAGCCGCGCGCCAAGGCGCTGGCCGAGGAGATCCAGTCGGACACCTACCACATCATCACCGGCGCCGGGCCGGTCTGGCCCGAGGCGTATTACTACGGGATGTGCATCCTGGAAGAGATGCAGTGGATCCGGACCCGGCCCGTGCATGCATCGGACTTCTTCCACGGCACGCTGGAGCTGGTGGAAAACGGCGTCAGCGTCTTGGTCTTCATGGGCGAGGACGAGACCCGGCCCCTGGCCGACCGCGTGGTGAGCTTCGCGCGGGAGCATACCGACCGGCTGATCGTGCTGGATACGCGCGAGATGGAGACGACGGGGCTGTCGCCCGCATTCCGCGCGCTGATGGCGCCGGCGATGCTGGCGACGATGCTGGAACGGCTTTCGGCGCATCTGGAGCATCTGCGCGACCACCCGCTGGAGACGCGCCGGTACTACCGCCGCGTCGCGTATTGA
- a CDS encoding NAD(P)/FAD-dependent oxidoreductase, whose protein sequence is MAFDPFAKITDRPLWRAEMTLPEIPAAQIEPREDVVVVGSGFSGLHTALHLARGDRSVVVIDAGEVGHGCSTRNGGQVSSEIKPDLEGLTRTYGAAGAMRVLRTGLDAHRYLREFVRAEGIACDYNVCGHFIGAHRLDRMAGLEAFGALQRKIGTEAEIVPKARVGNYIDSPHFHGGLHLPDWSSVHPGRLVAELVRLCLAEGVRIVPKCRADHIEDHGDHMSLTANGKAICAENVVMGTDGYTDGASKWMRRRIVSLASVVMATRAMPKDEVAALYPRNSMIYDTRMNVSYHRASPDGDRVVMGTVVPVDHDRMADCYPRARGNMLRVFPQLENVALEHVWSGWVGATFNHLPQVGLRGRMGYTIGYNGTGVAMSAYLGRALARRMLGQPGGETGLDQVKFETRPLFNGQTWYRRPVLAWHDLKDRLPSRGATIG, encoded by the coding sequence ATGGCTTTCGATCCGTTCGCGAAAATCACCGATCGGCCGCTGTGGCGGGCCGAGATGACGCTGCCGGAGATCCCGGCGGCGCAGATCGAACCGCGCGAGGACGTGGTCGTCGTGGGCTCGGGCTTTTCGGGGCTGCACACGGCGCTGCATCTGGCGCGCGGCGACCGGTCGGTCGTGGTGATCGACGCGGGCGAGGTGGGGCACGGCTGTTCGACGCGGAACGGCGGGCAGGTGTCGTCAGAAATCAAGCCGGACCTGGAAGGGCTGACCAGAACGTACGGGGCGGCGGGCGCGATGCGCGTCCTTCGCACCGGGCTGGACGCCCACCGCTACCTGCGGGAGTTCGTGCGCGCGGAAGGGATCGCCTGCGACTACAACGTCTGCGGCCATTTCATCGGCGCGCACCGGCTGGACCGGATGGCGGGGCTGGAGGCGTTCGGCGCGCTGCAGCGCAAGATCGGGACCGAGGCCGAGATCGTGCCGAAGGCGCGGGTCGGCAACTACATCGACAGCCCGCACTTCCACGGCGGGCTGCATCTGCCGGACTGGTCGAGCGTGCATCCCGGGCGGCTGGTGGCCGAGCTGGTCAGGCTCTGTCTGGCTGAGGGGGTGCGGATCGTGCCGAAGTGCCGTGCCGACCACATCGAGGATCACGGCGATCACATGTCCCTGACCGCGAACGGCAAGGCGATCTGCGCCGAGAACGTGGTGATGGGGACCGACGGCTACACCGATGGCGCTTCGAAATGGATGCGGCGGCGGATCGTGTCGCTCGCCTCGGTCGTGATGGCGACGAGGGCTATGCCGAAGGACGAGGTCGCGGCGCTTTATCCGCGCAACTCGATGATCTACGACACGCGGATGAATGTCAGCTACCACCGCGCCTCGCCCGATGGCGATCGGGTGGTGATGGGCACCGTGGTGCCGGTTGATCACGACCGCATGGCCGATTGCTATCCGCGCGCGCGGGGCAACATGCTGCGGGTTTTCCCGCAGTTGGAGAACGTGGCGCTGGAGCATGTGTGGTCGGGCTGGGTCGGGGCGACCTTCAACCACCTGCCGCAAGTCGGTCTGCGCGGTCGGATGGGCTATACCATCGGCTATAACGGCACCGGCGTGGCGATGTCCGCCTATCTGGGTCGGGCGCTGGCCCGCAGGATGCTGGGCCAGCCGGGCGGCGAGACCGGGCTCGACCAAGTGAAGTTCGAGACGCGGCCGCTCTTTAACGGGCAGACGTGGTACCGCCGCCCGGTGCTGGCCTGGCACGACCTGAAGGACCGGCTGCCTTCGCGCGGGGCGACCATCGGATGA
- a CDS encoding PfkB family carbohydrate kinase, whose protein sequence is MSGRFDLIAVGDNCIDRLTGRMQADLVGGNAVNVAVQGALAGLRTAYAGAVGPVDEADGDRVIAALIANGVDVGCVERDDRPTSVTELRVDDDGDRHIVAEAFGACEGWGPCPRGMTRLEAARHVHIGWLNDGGATRRALAAAGVPVSQDVSVNALTPRDIAADGLTLAFASLSEAHADLAEARVAELVAGGATAAVVTLGRGGSLALVDGRMHRAKADPVEATDTTGAGDSYIAGFLAARLTGADITEAMAAGHARAARTCTHPGGFPQ, encoded by the coding sequence ATGAGCGGGCGCTTCGACCTCATCGCGGTGGGCGACAACTGCATCGACCGGCTGACAGGGCGGATGCAGGCGGATCTGGTCGGCGGCAACGCGGTGAACGTCGCGGTGCAGGGCGCGCTGGCGGGGTTGCGCACGGCCTATGCCGGCGCGGTGGGGCCCGTGGATGAAGCCGACGGCGACCGGGTGATCGCGGCGTTGATCGCGAACGGGGTCGACGTGGGCTGCGTGGAACGTGACGACCGCCCGACCTCCGTCACCGAATTGCGGGTGGACGACGACGGCGACCGGCACATCGTGGCTGAGGCGTTTGGCGCCTGCGAGGGCTGGGGCCCCTGCCCCCGCGGCATGACCAGACTGGAGGCCGCGCGGCACGTCCATATCGGCTGGCTGAACGACGGCGGCGCCACGCGGCGCGCGCTGGCGGCCGCCGGCGTGCCGGTGTCGCAGGATGTCAGCGTCAACGCGTTGACCCCGCGCGATATCGCGGCCGACGGCCTGACCCTCGCCTTCGCCTCGCTGTCCGAGGCTCACGCCGACTTGGCCGAGGCCCGCGTCGCCGAACTGGTCGCGGGCGGCGCGACCGCCGCCGTAGTCACGCTGGGCCGCGGCGGATCGCTCGCGCTGGTGGACGGCAGAATGCACCGCGCCAAGGCCGACCCCGTGGAGGCCACCGACACGACGGGCGCTGGCGACAGCTATATCGCCGGCTTCCTCGCCGCGCGCCTGACCGGCGCGGACATCACCGAAGCGATGGCGGCCGGCCATGCTCGCGCCGCCCGAACCTGCACCCATCCCGGAGGTTTCCCGCAGTAA
- a CDS encoding SIS domain-containing protein yields the protein MKDTLTTDEQVASAIAAAKARDTVNDIYYVACGGSYALMLPNQYVMDREATSIAGHALNAAEFKARAPKRLGENSVVILCSHSGNTPETVEAAKIARAAGALTIALTNDPGSPLDEASEYVVYYEHEPKKISPNHSPAVLARLSFGILNAREGNAKAAKVEAALKALPPIMDAAVEAHGDRIATFADSHKREEVIYTMASGTNYATAYSYAICIFQEMQWIHSAAIHSGEYFHGPFEITDYDVPFILLMGLGASRPMDERALAFVQTYSDKVTVLDSKELGLGAIDAEVVEYIEHMAFSTLLRVYSDKLAFSRGHPLTVRRYMWQMEY from the coding sequence ATGAAAGACACGCTAACCACCGACGAACAGGTCGCCTCGGCCATCGCGGCGGCGAAAGCGCGCGATACCGTCAACGACATCTACTATGTCGCCTGCGGCGGGTCCTACGCGCTGATGCTGCCGAACCAGTACGTGATGGACCGCGAGGCCACGAGCATCGCCGGCCACGCGCTGAACGCCGCCGAATTCAAAGCCCGCGCGCCGAAGCGGCTGGGCGAGAACTCTGTCGTAATCCTGTGCTCGCACAGCGGCAACACGCCCGAAACGGTCGAAGCGGCGAAGATCGCCCGTGCTGCCGGCGCGCTGACCATCGCGCTGACCAACGATCCGGGCAGCCCGCTGGATGAGGCATCGGAATACGTCGTCTACTACGAGCACGAGCCCAAGAAGATCAGCCCGAACCACTCGCCCGCCGTGCTGGCGCGGCTGTCCTTCGGCATCCTCAATGCGCGCGAGGGCAACGCCAAGGCCGCAAAGGTCGAAGCGGCGCTGAAGGCGCTGCCGCCGATCATGGACGCGGCGGTCGAGGCGCATGGCGACCGGATCGCGACATTCGCCGACTCGCACAAGCGCGAAGAGGTGATCTACACCATGGCGTCGGGCACCAATTATGCCACCGCCTATTCCTACGCGATCTGCATCTTCCAAGAGATGCAGTGGATCCACTCCGCCGCGATCCATTCGGGCGAGTATTTCCACGGGCCGTTCGAGATCACCGATTACGACGTGCCCTTCATTTTGCTGATGGGCCTTGGCGCCTCGCGGCCGATGGACGAGCGCGCGCTGGCCTTCGTGCAGACATACTCGGACAAGGTGACAGTGCTGGATTCGAAGGAACTGGGTCTGGGCGCCATCGACGCCGAGGTGGTGGAATATATCGAGCACATGGCCTTCAGCACCCTCCTGCGGGTCTATTCCGACAAGCTGGCGTTTTCGCGCGGCCACCCGCTGACCGTCCGCCGCTACATGTGGCAGATGGAGTATTGA
- a CDS encoding PfkB family carbohydrate kinase, with protein MALGNGSGLVGIGDNVVDLYRDRCVYYPGGNALNVAVLARRFGLAETQYVGILGSDAEGAHVRRSLMAEGLSDAWLRVADGQNGKAQVDHNADGERIFAGSNNGGIRRKVMLRMDDEDFTLIARLGHVHSSCFSYIEPELPRIAAAAERLSFDFSTERDPSYLRQVCPHLDIAFLSGQGLDDTGVAALIAEVQAAGAARACVTLGERGAVWADGDVRIPQPVSAARVVDTMGAGDAFIAGFLCASIGGADTRAALARAADCAAECCGWAGAWGHPAKAVTVGA; from the coding sequence GTGGCCCTGGGCAACGGCTCCGGGCTGGTGGGGATTGGCGACAATGTCGTCGATCTCTACCGCGACCGGTGCGTTTACTATCCCGGCGGCAACGCCTTGAACGTAGCGGTTCTGGCCCGGCGCTTCGGGCTGGCCGAGACGCAGTATGTCGGCATCCTGGGCAGCGACGCCGAGGGCGCGCATGTGCGCAGGAGCCTAATGGCCGAGGGGCTGTCGGATGCTTGGCTGCGAGTCGCCGATGGACAGAACGGCAAGGCGCAGGTCGACCACAACGCCGACGGGGAGCGCATCTTTGCCGGCAGCAACAACGGCGGCATCCGGCGCAAGGTAATGCTTCGGATGGATGACGAGGATTTCACTCTGATCGCGCGGCTGGGCCACGTTCATTCCAGCTGTTTCAGCTATATCGAGCCGGAACTGCCCCGCATCGCGGCGGCGGCGGAACGGCTGAGCTTCGATTTCTCGACCGAGCGCGACCCGTCCTACCTGCGGCAGGTCTGCCCGCATTTGGACATCGCGTTCCTTTCCGGCCAGGGGCTGGACGATACCGGCGTCGCCGCGTTGATCGCCGAGGTGCAGGCGGCCGGCGCGGCGCGGGCCTGCGTGACGCTGGGCGAGCGCGGGGCGGTCTGGGCGGATGGCGACGTGCGGATACCGCAGCCGGTCAGCGCGGCCAGGGTCGTGGACACGATGGGCGCCGGCGACGCCTTCATCGCCGGGTTTCTCTGCGCCAGCATCGGCGGGGCCGACACCCGGGCGGCACTGGCCCGGGCCGCCGACTGCGCGGCCGAATGCTGCGGATGGGCCGGCGCCTGGGGCCACCCAGCGAAAGCGGTCACCGTGGGGGCCTGA
- a CDS encoding IS6 family transposase has product MVSFKGAQFPQDVILHAVFFYVRYAVSYRDLEEILAERGIRVDHATLNRWVVKYASALAAVAQRRKTATAPSWRLDETYVKVRGDWCYLYRAVDRNGQTLDFMLSEQRNEAAALRFLAKAVTANGLPRSCAIDKSGANTAGLAGMNEALRKVGSDRRIAVYRSKYLNNIVEQDHRAVKRRIRPMMGFKALSSATATLDGIETAHMIRKGQLGESCPFAIYASLAA; this is encoded by the coding sequence ATGGTGTCGTTCAAAGGTGCGCAATTCCCGCAGGATGTTATCCTGCACGCGGTCTTTTTCTATGTCCGCTACGCCGTGTCCTATCGCGACCTCGAGGAGATCCTAGCGGAGCGCGGCATCCGCGTCGATCACGCAACTCTGAACCGTTGGGTCGTGAAATATGCATCGGCCCTGGCGGCGGTCGCGCAGCGACGCAAAACGGCTACGGCTCCGTCCTGGCGTCTCGATGAGACTTACGTGAAGGTCCGCGGGGATTGGTGCTACCTCTATCGTGCAGTGGATCGGAACGGGCAAACCCTTGATTTCATGCTTTCCGAACAACGAAACGAAGCAGCAGCGTTGCGATTTCTGGCCAAGGCAGTCACTGCGAACGGGCTACCCCGATCCTGCGCCATCGACAAGAGCGGCGCTAATACGGCTGGACTCGCAGGGATGAACGAAGCGCTTCGGAAGGTGGGCTCAGACCGGAGAATTGCAGTTTATCGGTCCAAGTACCTCAACAACATCGTGGAGCAGGACCACCGGGCGGTCAAACGGAGGATCAGGCCGATGATGGGCTTCAAGGCGCTAAGCTCAGCGACAGCAACTTTAGACGGTATCGAAACCGCGCACATGATCAGGAAAGGACAACTCGGCGAAAGCTGCCCGTTCGCAATCTATGCCAGCCTTGCGGCCTGA
- a CDS encoding nucleotidyltransferase domain-containing protein, with protein sequence MTISENQLETWSHVGAQQQSAATYQVIRSVLEHRDAPYAGRGFEMFLQGSYGNDTNVRGSESDVDVVICLTDVFNSDISGLDPADKQAYEANRSAAKYGYKEFRAEVVAWLKANFGDGVTPGRKAIAVPGEGNRRDADVLACIEHHRYTSYRSPSDNRHHVGISFITLDGDRIINFPKQHKQNCTTKHQATNNRFKSHVRVVKNMRNAMVIEGFLKKGIAPSYFLEGMLWSVPNQNFVADYQQSFENYLYWLERCNANELSCANDLHWLIRANSHICWNMQSFRTFLVAARQYWNSSGR encoded by the coding sequence ATGACGATTTCGGAAAACCAACTTGAAACTTGGTCTCATGTCGGAGCCCAACAGCAGTCTGCTGCTACTTATCAGGTGATACGGTCTGTTCTGGAGCACCGGGACGCGCCGTATGCTGGTCGGGGTTTTGAGATGTTTCTGCAAGGTTCTTACGGGAACGACACTAACGTTCGCGGTTCGGAGAGTGACGTGGACGTGGTGATCTGCCTGACCGACGTGTTCAATAGCGACATTTCCGGCCTCGATCCAGCGGATAAGCAAGCCTACGAAGCGAACCGCTCTGCCGCGAAATACGGCTACAAGGAATTCAGGGCTGAAGTTGTCGCTTGGCTGAAGGCGAATTTCGGCGACGGCGTAACGCCTGGCCGGAAAGCTATCGCCGTTCCGGGAGAAGGAAACCGCCGCGACGCAGACGTATTGGCCTGCATCGAACACCATCGCTACACCTCTTACCGGTCACCGTCGGACAACCGGCATCATGTGGGAATTTCCTTCATCACCCTTGATGGCGACCGGATCATCAACTTCCCGAAGCAGCACAAGCAAAACTGCACCACTAAGCATCAGGCCACCAACAACCGCTTCAAGTCGCACGTGCGAGTGGTGAAGAACATGCGAAACGCTATGGTCATCGAGGGCTTTCTCAAGAAAGGCATTGCGCCCTCCTACTTCTTGGAAGGGATGCTTTGGAGCGTACCGAACCAGAATTTCGTGGCGGACTACCAGCAAAGTTTCGAGAACTACCTGTACTGGCTCGAACGCTGCAACGCCAACGAACTGTCCTGTGCGAATGATCTCCACTGGCTGATTCGAGCGAATTCGCACATCTGCTGGAACATGCAAAGCTTTCGTACTTTCCTCGTGGCGGCACGGCAGTATTGGAATAGCTCCGGGCGCTGA
- a CDS encoding patatin-like phospholipase family protein, which yields MSGDMCRILSLDGGGAKGFYPLGILREVEAFLPRPIHETFDLIFGTSTGSIIAALLATGRSVDEIHELYKTHVPPIMRASGKAAKSEKLRETGEAVFGDAGFDRVLTGLGVVSTKWQLETPMIFKSQVTQAHGRRATFIPGFGCKLSDAIEASCSAYPFFEIKTIKTASGDVVELFDGGYCANNPALYALADATVALGHAPENCRLLSLGCGQYPEPKRGFIARQINSFLPVQLLQKTLEVNTASMDQLRRLLYANVPTVRISDTFDKPEMATDMFEHDPKKLNLLRQQGVESFARREQEVRQLLLNEG from the coding sequence ATGAGCGGTGACATGTGCCGAATTCTGAGTTTGGACGGCGGAGGAGCGAAAGGCTTCTATCCGCTCGGTATCCTGCGCGAAGTTGAGGCCTTCTTGCCTCGGCCAATCCACGAGACTTTCGACCTGATTTTCGGCACCAGCACAGGTTCAATCATTGCCGCACTTCTGGCGACCGGTCGTTCCGTCGATGAAATCCATGAGCTGTACAAAACGCACGTCCCGCCGATCATGCGGGCTTCTGGCAAAGCGGCTAAGTCAGAAAAACTGCGTGAGACCGGAGAGGCGGTATTCGGTGACGCAGGCTTCGACAGGGTTCTGACCGGCCTCGGCGTCGTTTCCACAAAATGGCAGCTCGAGACGCCGATGATATTCAAAAGCCAGGTGACCCAAGCGCACGGACGAAGAGCGACGTTCATCCCCGGGTTCGGATGCAAGCTCTCAGATGCGATCGAGGCGTCATGTTCGGCATACCCATTCTTTGAAATCAAGACCATCAAAACGGCTTCCGGGGACGTCGTTGAATTGTTCGATGGCGGCTATTGTGCCAATAACCCAGCACTCTATGCACTTGCCGATGCGACAGTTGCGCTTGGTCATGCCCCTGAAAACTGTCGGTTACTATCTTTGGGTTGCGGCCAGTATCCGGAGCCCAAGCGTGGCTTCATCGCACGCCAGATCAACAGCTTCCTTCCGGTCCAGTTGCTCCAGAAGACGCTTGAGGTAAACACCGCGTCGATGGATCAGCTCAGGCGGTTGCTATACGCGAACGTGCCGACGGTTAGGATCAGCGACACCTTCGACAAGCCAGAAATGGCGACGGACATGTTCGAGCATGATCCCAAAAAACTGAATCTCCTCCGCCAGCAAGGTGTGGAGTCATTTGCGCGCCGCGAACAGGAAGTCCGCCAACTGCTTTTGAATGAGGGATAG
- a CDS encoding nucleotidyl transferase AbiEii/AbiGii toxin family protein, translated as MTTEAFLDVIRAEPADRADLFLTTARRLGAPLINIEKDFWVCWTLNTLYHRLPKGGPRLLFKGGTSLSKAYGLINRFSEDIDVTVFRDDLGHPGSTAEIAALSNKKRKAALDAIAADCSRYITTELLEAVSEILAADTNGTGRVEVDDSDPSSQTLLVWYPRVDASETGYVQAAVKIESGAKSALDPNRPVTIAPYINADLEALDLRVPGVTTIHAERTFWDKIVIVHGLRSWFERRGELRQDGQRISRHYYDLHSLLHSDVGALAVADLALGADCIEHARTFFSRPDYDLAAAAPGTFALRPVGDMIDRLARDYHNTRAMIFGDAPDFGDILSSIGEIEDRLND; from the coding sequence ATGACGACGGAGGCGTTCTTGGATGTCATCCGCGCAGAGCCTGCCGACCGCGCGGATCTATTCCTCACGACCGCTCGGCGGCTGGGCGCGCCCCTGATCAACATCGAGAAGGACTTCTGGGTGTGCTGGACGCTCAACACCCTCTACCATCGGCTGCCAAAAGGCGGCCCGCGTCTACTCTTCAAAGGCGGCACATCTCTGTCAAAAGCCTATGGTCTGATCAACCGGTTCTCGGAAGACATTGACGTCACCGTCTTCAGGGATGACCTTGGGCACCCTGGGAGCACAGCTGAAATCGCCGCGCTTTCCAACAAGAAGCGGAAGGCCGCCCTTGACGCGATTGCAGCGGACTGCAGCCGATATATCACCACAGAGCTACTTGAGGCTGTCTCTGAAATCCTGGCGGCCGACACGAATGGGACGGGTCGCGTCGAGGTAGACGATAGCGATCCAAGTTCTCAGACCTTGCTGGTTTGGTATCCGCGGGTGGATGCATCTGAGACCGGATATGTGCAGGCCGCAGTCAAGATCGAGTCAGGCGCAAAATCCGCACTCGATCCGAACCGTCCTGTTACCATTGCGCCCTATATCAATGCTGATCTCGAAGCTTTGGATCTTAGGGTGCCCGGTGTCACGACGATCCATGCCGAGCGAACCTTCTGGGACAAGATCGTGATTGTTCACGGTTTGCGCAGCTGGTTCGAGCGGCGCGGTGAGCTTCGCCAGGACGGTCAGCGGATTTCCCGACACTACTACGATCTGCATTCGCTCCTGCACTCAGATGTTGGCGCCTTGGCTGTCGCTGACCTGGCACTCGGCGCGGATTGCATAGAGCATGCCCGAACGTTCTTCAGTAGACCGGACTACGACCTCGCGGCCGCTGCACCCGGTACGTTCGCCCTTCGGCCCGTAGGCGACATGATTGATCGACTGGCACGGGACTACCACAACACAAGGGCGATGATTTTTGGCGATGCTCCCGACTTCGGAGATATCCTGTCGTCGATCGGCGAGATCGAGGACCGGCTGAACGATTGA